In a genomic window of Polycladomyces abyssicola:
- a CDS encoding cytochrome C assembly family protein yields MFAERWVYDLIIYLYALGLLFAFADLLHKNRRANRLALSLFIAVWMIQTVFIAFRLFELFPLLTPFDSLFFYSWAIVALTMLINWLYRMDLVVFSANLVGFAVLAINFFVARDTSRHLSRLLLSELVFVHVTMAFLAYAAFSLSAVFAVLYLIGDHLLKQKKWNRLLRLLPSLEHLQRLSYGFSLIGMPLLLSSIILGVIWAYQTNISGFWYDPKIIGSLIVLLLYAIQLYQKAKQRWHGRRLAWWSAVSFLAMLLNYWISVTGLSFHRWM; encoded by the coding sequence GTGTTCGCTGAGCGTTGGGTGTATGATCTGATTATTTATCTTTATGCATTAGGGCTTCTTTTTGCCTTTGCGGATTTACTGCACAAGAACCGGCGGGCCAATCGGCTGGCCCTTTCCTTGTTCATCGCGGTCTGGATGATTCAAACGGTGTTTATTGCCTTTCGGCTTTTTGAACTGTTTCCGCTGTTGACACCGTTTGATTCTTTGTTTTTCTACTCGTGGGCCATTGTGGCGCTCACCATGTTGATCAACTGGTTGTATCGTATGGATTTGGTCGTGTTTTCCGCGAATTTGGTGGGGTTTGCCGTACTGGCCATCAATTTTTTCGTCGCCCGTGACACGTCACGCCATTTGTCCCGACTGCTTCTGTCGGAATTGGTGTTCGTCCATGTCACGATGGCGTTTTTGGCCTATGCGGCTTTTTCTTTGTCTGCCGTATTCGCGGTCTTATATCTGATCGGAGATCATTTACTGAAACAGAAGAAATGGAACCGGCTGTTGCGTTTGTTACCCAGTTTGGAACATTTGCAACGGCTGTCTTACGGTTTTTCCCTGATCGGGATGCCGTTATTGCTCTCGTCGATTATTTTGGGTGTGATTTGGGCGTATCAGACGAATATCAGCGGATTTTGGTATGATCCTAAAATTATCGGCTCCCTGATCGTGTTGTTGTTGTACGCGATACAGTTGTACCAGAAGGCGAAACAAAGATGGCATGGGCGGCGGCTGGCGTGGTGGAGTGCCGTGTCGTTCTTGGCGATGTTGCTCAATTATTGGATATCGGTTACGGGACTTTCATTCCATCGGTGGATGTAA